DNA sequence from the Gemmatimonadaceae bacterium genome:
GACACGCTTTTGCATACGCGCAGGGCTCCAGCGGCATCGACTCACGATTGCCTTGGGGACGCACCACACGCGCCGATGCCACAGCCGTATTTCGTGCCGACGAGGCCCAGGAAATCGCGAGTACCCACAGCACGGAGTATCCGGCGTCACGTCCACCGAGTGGGACTGGCGATTCGAAAGGGCGACAAACTACTGAGTTGCCGGCCACGAGCGCTCAGCTTCCCGCTCACAGCTGGCCGCTCGACACTGACAGCTCGGCTGCTCAACGATGTTCTCGCCGCGCCCTTCTCGACGCGCCCTTCTCGACGCGCCCTTCTCGACGCGCCCTTCTCGACGCGCCTCTCTGCCCTCTGCCCTCTACCCTCTACCCTCTACCCTCTGCCCTCTGCCCTCTACCCTCTACCCTCTACCCTCTGCCCTCTACCCTCTACCCTCCCTCCACCCTCTACCCTCTACGGCGTCGCGGTCACTCGCGGGAACTCTCCCTCCCGCATCGCGGCATCGTAGGCAAACGTCGCGAGCACGACGGACGCCTGCTTCAACGCCTCCGGGTCCACCCGCTCGAACGTGTCCATATTGGTGTGGTGGATGCGCGTGTCGTACTCGGTGTAGTCCTGGATCGTGTTGAAGCCGGGGAGGCCCAGGGCGATGAACGACAGGTGATCGGTGCTTCCAATTTTCTCCATCACGTTCCGCCGGGCACCGAGATCGCGGAGTGGCGCGAGCCATTCGTCGAAGATCGTCTTCGCGGCGGCATTTCCTTCCATGTACCAGCCATAGATCCGTCCCGTGCCCGGATCATTATTGAGATAGAGGGAGAACTTCTCACGCGCCTTGGCGTTGACGTCGCCGGCATAATGGCGCTGTGCATACGCGCGCGAGCCGAGGAGTCCCTCCTCTTCACCGCCCCAGATGGCGGCCCGGATGGTGCGACGCGGCCTGACACCGGTTGCCTTCAGAATCCGCATCGTCTCGATCAACTCGGCGACCGCGTCGGCGTTGTCGGCGGCGCCCTGAGCAGAGTGCCACGAGTCGATGTGTGCGCCTAACAACACGACCTCGTCGCCGAGCCTGGGATCGGTTCCCGGAATCTCGGCGATCACGTTGTACGCGTTGGTATCAGCGGTCTCGTAGCGTGCCCGCAAGGAGACACGCAGCCTCACCGATGAGGAGTCGTGAATCAAGCGCACGAGCAGGTTGTACTGTTCTGATGAGACGATCAGCGACGGCACCGAGTTCTCAGGCGAACTGGCGCGATTGCCGAGGACGAACATCGTTCCCTCGTCACCTTCGGTGGGTCGCAGCACGGCCGCGGCTCCAAGCTCGCGCAGAGTGGCGAACATCGTCTGTCGCGGCAGCGGCCCGGTTGCGTTGACGGGCCGCGGCTGGCCGATTGGAACGGGGGCGTCGTGCTCCGTCGGCTGCATTCGATCGCGGGTGATGAAGACCTCCTGCGGCTTCGTCGCGAGAATGATCGCGCCGCGGATTGCGGCCGCGTGTGCGCGCACCGAGTCCACGTTCGCCAGGTCGCCGATGTACACCGGCTTACCCTCGACAGTGCCGTTCGTCGATGGCGACCAGGCCTCGGCATACGCGATGAGCGGCATGTAGCGTGGCGCCGTCAACTCGGCGGTCTGCCCCTCGAGCGTCCAGCCGCGTCCGAAGGGCCAGGACTCGAGGTGCACGTTCGAGAGCCCGTAGTCACGAAGCTTCTGCGCGGCCCAGTCGACGGACTGCTTGAACGCCGGCGAGCTCGTTAGGCGCGGACCGATGACTGTCGTGAGATGGTCGAACAGCTCGAGTGCGTGCGAGCGGTTCATTCCTTCGTCGCGGATTCGTGCGAGGTTGACGGAATCCTGCGCGCGTGCGGAGGCTATGGCCGCGAACGCCAGCAGTGCGGCGATGCTGTAGGATCGCATGGCGCCAGTGTACGGCCTTCCTGCCACCCGTGCAACCGCGCGGGACTGGCGGGACGACATCGGCGGCCTGCCGCGACCATCGCGCGACAGACGCAACGCGAGCGTAAGGCGGCCAAACGCATGTTGCTCGAGTCGAACCTGAGATTCACCTTCCCAATGGCGAAAAACCGCGTTAAGGGCGCGGCGTTGAGCTTGCTGAGTTGGTGGGTGATGCACTTGCTCGACATCAAATGGTCTCGCGATCGCGACCACGCGGCCGCTGGCCAGCGATGTTGCCGCTCGACTGCCGCTGAGCCGCGTCGCCGACGGCTATCGGCTGCTCGACTCCTTCCCACACGGCAAGGTTCTGATCTTGCCGCAGCTTGAACGCGCTCGTTAGGCCAGCTACTCTAACCGCAGGGCTTCCAACGGCCCGACCTTCGCCGCTCGTCTCGCCGGCAAATAGCTCGCGACGACGGCCGTCGCCACCAGCACGACGATCGCGATGCTGAGCGACGGCAAGTCGATCGTGCCAACGCCAAAGAGCTGCGCTCGAATCAATCGCGTTGCCGCAAGCCCCGCCGGCACGCCGATTATGACTCCTATAATGGCGACGCGCACCGCCTCGCCGAGAACCATGCTCGTCACATTGCCCGGCTCCGCGCCGAGCGCGGCGCGTAGTCCGAACTCGCTGGTGCGCTGGCTGGTCGAATACGCCGTGACGCCGTACAGACCGAGTGCCGCGAGCACCAACGTGACGAGACAGAAGAACATCGTCACTTGCTCGAGCAGCACGTCCTCCGAAACAGTGCCGCGCACGAGATCGTTCACCGGGTCGACGAAGACCGGCAGCTTGGGGTCGACGTCTTCGACGGCCCGACGAATTGGTCCTACGAACCGAGACGGATTCCCGCGAACGTGCACCGAGAGTTTGGCTTGCCCAGTCTCGCCCATGGTCGGATCGCTGAACGCGATGTACATCTGGCGATGTGGCTTCTCGCGGACGTCGGCGCTCTGAAAATCCCGCACGACCCCGACGATGGTGTACGCGACACTGTCGGCCGTCACCGTACCGCCGAGTGGATCGCGAGCAGCGAAATACCGCTTCGCCATCGTCTCATTGATCACCGTGGCGGGCGGTCCGGCCTCGAGATCGCGCGGCTCGATGTCGCGGCCGCGCAGCAAGCGCGCGCCGATGGAATGGATAAAGTTCGGGCCGACGCGGTCGAGCC
Encoded proteins:
- a CDS encoding M20/M25/M40 family metallo-hydrolase; the protein is MRSYSIAALLAFAAIASARAQDSVNLARIRDEGMNRSHALELFDHLTTVIGPRLTSSPAFKQSVDWAAQKLRDYGLSNVHLESWPFGRGWTLEGQTAELTAPRYMPLIAYAEAWSPSTNGTVEGKPVYIGDLANVDSVRAHAAAIRGAIILATKPQEVFITRDRMQPTEHDAPVPIGQPRPVNATGPLPRQTMFATLRELGAAAVLRPTEGDEGTMFVLGNRASSPENSVPSLIVSSEQYNLLVRLIHDSSSVRLRVSLRARYETADTNAYNVIAEIPGTDPRLGDEVVLLGAHIDSWHSAQGAADNADAVAELIETMRILKATGVRPRRTIRAAIWGGEEEGLLGSRAYAQRHYAGDVNAKAREKFSLYLNNDPGTGRIYGWYMEGNAAAKTIFDEWLAPLRDLGARRNVMEKIGSTDHLSFIALGLPGFNTIQDYTEYDTRIHHTNMDTFERVDPEALKQASVVLATFAYDAAMREGEFPRVTATP